From Blastochloris viridis, one genomic window encodes:
- a CDS encoding DUF3309 family protein, translating into MLSNVLIIILILLLIGALPRWGYSSGWGYGPSGLVGAILVVLLVLALLGRV; encoded by the coding sequence ATGCTCAGCAATGTTCTGATCATAATCCTCATTCTTCTGTTGATCGGTGCGCTTCCGCGCTGGGGTTACAGCTCCGGGTGGGGCTACGGGCCGAGCGGCCTGGTGGGGGCGATCCTGGTCGTGCTGCTGGTGCTGGCGCTGCTCGGCCGGGTTTGA
- a CDS encoding Spy/CpxP family protein refolding chaperone yields the protein MKITTILLATALAAGATSAYAQGAPGPGGPQRPERAQLNPADRSALVDARIAALKAGLKLTPEQEKLWPAVETAVRDTAAKRQARIDEARKLRDERNTRPDVVERLRAGADRMTDTAADFRRLADAVAPLNATLDDGQKRRLGILLKFGEGHFGPRGKPGPGGPGGPGRM from the coding sequence ATGAAGATCACCACCATTCTACTGGCGACGGCGCTCGCGGCGGGGGCCACCAGCGCCTACGCCCAGGGCGCGCCGGGGCCGGGCGGGCCGCAACGGCCCGAACGCGCCCAGCTCAACCCCGCCGATCGCTCCGCGCTGGTCGATGCGCGCATCGCGGCGCTGAAGGCAGGCCTCAAGCTCACCCCGGAGCAGGAAAAGTTGTGGCCGGCGGTGGAAACCGCCGTCCGCGACACCGCTGCCAAGCGGCAAGCGCGCATCGACGAGGCCCGCAAGCTGCGCGACGAGCGCAACACCCGGCCCGACGTGGTTGAGCGTCTGCGCGCCGGTGCCGACCGCATGACCGACACCGCGGCCGACTTCCGCCGTCTCGCCGATGCGGTGGCGCCGCTCAACGCCACGCTCGACGACGGCCAGAAGCGCCGGCTCGGCATCCTGCTGAAGTTCGGTGAGGGCCATTTCGGGCCGCGCGGCAAGCCGGGTCCGGGTGGCCCCGGTGGCCCGGGACGGATGTGA
- a CDS encoding 3'(2'),5'-bisphosphate nucleotidase CysQ yields the protein MPDADALADPESACAVLAAAATAAGDIALRYFRADVRSWTKGPAKSPVTEADVAVDVFLHQRLLELAPAYGWLSEETRDSTDRLTRSRVWIVDPIDGTRSFIAGGADWSISAALVEDGRPIAAALYVPVSQELFVARLGGGARLNGRPIRAGDRTDPAGARMAGPKQGYPAVTRLMEQAGATERVRSLALRIARVAEGALDAAFASAGGNDWDLAAAALLVGEAGGRLTTHAGAGLVFNRPKPVHGALVASGAALHGPLLARLADIGAPPTPPG from the coding sequence TTGCCGGACGCTGACGCTCTCGCCGATCCGGAATCCGCCTGCGCCGTTCTCGCCGCGGCCGCCACCGCCGCCGGCGACATCGCCCTTCGCTACTTCCGCGCCGACGTGCGCAGCTGGACCAAGGGCCCCGCCAAGTCGCCGGTCACCGAGGCCGACGTCGCGGTCGACGTCTTCCTTCATCAGCGTCTGCTCGAGCTGGCGCCGGCCTATGGCTGGCTGTCGGAGGAAACCCGCGATTCGACCGACCGGCTGACGCGGTCGCGGGTGTGGATCGTCGACCCCATCGACGGCACCCGCTCCTTCATCGCCGGTGGCGCCGACTGGTCGATTTCCGCCGCGCTGGTCGAGGACGGCCGCCCCATCGCCGCCGCGCTCTATGTGCCGGTCTCACAAGAGCTGTTCGTCGCGCGCCTGGGCGGCGGCGCCAGACTGAACGGCCGGCCGATCCGCGCCGGCGACCGCACCGACCCAGCCGGCGCCCGCATGGCCGGCCCCAAGCAGGGCTATCCGGCGGTGACACGGCTGATGGAGCAGGCCGGCGCGACCGAGCGGGTGCGTTCGCTGGCGCTGCGCATCGCCCGCGTCGCCGAGGGCGCGCTGGACGCCGCCTTCGCCAGCGCCGGCGGCAACGACTGGGACCTCGCCGCCGCCGCCCTCCTGGTCGGCGAGGCCGGCGGCCGGCTCACCACCCACGCCGGCGCCGGGCTGGTGTTCAACCGGCCAAAGCCCGTTCACGGCGCGCTGGTGGCATCCGGGGCGGCGCTGCACGGCCCGCTGCTGGCGCGGCTCGCCGACATCGGCGCGCCACCGACGCCACCGGGCTGA
- a CDS encoding 3-deoxy-D-manno-octulosonic acid transferase, with product MIGPVWNGLAFTAYRGLAAAVRPFVPIYLDRRVRRGKEDPERLSERYGRASAGRPPGPLIWAHGASVGETLSIMPLLDRLTERGFDLLLTSGTLTSARLAARRAPAGVIHQFTPLDVPAFVSRFLNHWQPDLALFAESELWPNLILQTTGRGTPMILVNGRMSEASFRRWHNLKSVPTALLSTIDLCLAQSRDDAERFEALGTPRVTTTGNLKFDTPPPPADPREFAALSAHLAGRTVMLAASTHRGEEQAIFTAHRALREDHPQLFTIVVPRHPERGLEVTAVAEQEGLQALMRSRGHLPDAGTEVYVADTIGELGLFYRLAPIVFMGGSLVKHGGQNPIEPAKLDCAVLHGPHVFNFTEVYAALNQARGAATVADIGSLARSLALLLDNPETARRMALAARDTVGKFTGALDRTLAALDPYLIQLRLGRA from the coding sequence ATGATTGGCCCGGTGTGGAATGGCCTTGCGTTCACGGCCTATCGCGGCCTTGCGGCCGCGGTTCGGCCGTTCGTGCCGATTTACCTCGACCGCCGGGTCCGGCGCGGCAAGGAAGACCCGGAGCGCCTGAGCGAGCGCTACGGCCGCGCCTCTGCCGGCCGCCCGCCGGGGCCGCTGATCTGGGCCCATGGCGCCAGCGTCGGCGAAACGCTGTCGATCATGCCGCTGCTCGACCGCCTGACCGAGCGCGGCTTCGACCTTTTGCTCACCTCCGGCACCCTGACATCGGCCAGGCTGGCGGCGCGGCGCGCACCTGCCGGCGTCATCCACCAGTTCACGCCGCTCGACGTGCCCGCCTTCGTCAGCCGTTTCCTCAACCACTGGCAGCCGGACCTGGCCCTGTTCGCCGAATCGGAGCTGTGGCCGAACTTGATCCTTCAGACCACCGGTCGCGGCACGCCGATGATCCTGGTCAACGGCCGCATGTCGGAGGCCTCGTTCCGACGCTGGCATAACCTGAAATCGGTGCCGACGGCGCTGCTCTCGACCATCGACCTCTGCCTCGCCCAGAGCCGCGACGACGCCGAGCGGTTCGAGGCGCTGGGAACGCCGCGGGTGACCACCACCGGCAACCTGAAATTCGACACCCCGCCGCCGCCCGCCGACCCGCGGGAGTTCGCCGCGCTGTCGGCCCACCTTGCCGGCCGCACCGTGATGCTGGCGGCCTCGACCCATCGCGGCGAGGAGCAGGCGATCTTCACCGCGCACCGCGCCCTGCGCGAGGACCACCCCCAGCTCTTCACCATCGTGGTGCCGCGCCACCCCGAACGCGGCCTCGAAGTCACCGCCGTCGCCGAACAGGAGGGGCTGCAGGCGCTGATGCGCTCGCGCGGCCACCTGCCAGACGCCGGCACCGAGGTCTATGTCGCCGACACCATCGGCGAACTCGGCCTGTTCTACCGGCTGGCGCCGATCGTGTTCATGGGCGGCTCGCTGGTGAAGCACGGCGGCCAAAACCCGATCGAGCCGGCCAAGCTGGACTGCGCCGTGCTGCACGGCCCGCACGTGTTCAACTTCACCGAGGTCTACGCCGCGCTCAACCAGGCCCGCGGCGCGGCCACCGTCGCCGACATCGGCTCGCTGGCCCGCAGCCTGGCGCTGCTGCTCGACAATCCGGAAACGGCCAGGCGCATGGCGCTGGCCGCCCGCGACACCGTCGGCAAGTTTACCGGCGCGCTCGACCGCACCTTGGCGGCGCTCGACCCCTACCTCATCCAGCTCCGTCTCGGCCGGGCCTGA
- a CDS encoding lysophospholipid acyltransferase family protein, with amino-acid sequence MKPRLSGRVPVHSFLRSIRSTNRGLTLLWKRLARSPTFRRAAGALLAGYLRLVWNTGTPVREPSDIYDRLDPDLPLILTFWHGQHFLSPFVMKPGMKAKVLVSRHADGDINAIAAERFGVGTIRGSGDHKGRFQRKGGVSAFLEMAQSLAEGFNIAVTADVPKVSRRAGLGVVMLARTSGRPIYPLAIESSRRIVLPSWDRASVDLPFSRLAFVVGEPIRVAADATDAELEQARCLLQDRLETAHQRAAEIAGRGRR; translated from the coding sequence ATGAAGCCCCGTCTCAGCGGGCGGGTGCCCGTTCACTCGTTTCTCCGCTCGATCCGGAGCACCAACCGCGGACTGACCCTGTTGTGGAAGCGTCTTGCCCGCTCGCCGACGTTCCGGCGAGCCGCCGGTGCGTTACTCGCCGGTTACCTTCGTCTGGTCTGGAACACCGGCACGCCGGTGCGGGAGCCGTCCGACATCTACGACCGGCTCGACCCGGATTTGCCGCTCATCCTGACCTTCTGGCACGGCCAGCATTTCCTTTCCCCGTTTGTGATGAAACCGGGAATGAAGGCGAAGGTGCTGGTGTCGCGCCACGCCGACGGCGACATCAACGCCATCGCCGCCGAGCGCTTCGGCGTCGGCACCATCCGCGGCTCGGGTGACCACAAGGGCCGCTTCCAGCGCAAGGGCGGGGTGTCCGCCTTCCTGGAGATGGCGCAGAGCCTGGCTGAGGGTTTCAACATCGCCGTCACCGCCGACGTGCCGAAGGTCTCGCGCAGGGCCGGCCTCGGCGTGGTGATGCTGGCGCGCACCAGCGGCCGGCCGATCTATCCCCTCGCCATCGAGTCGAGCCGCCGCATCGTGCTGCCGTCGTGGGACAGAGCCAGCGTCGACCTGCCATTTTCACGCCTTGCCTTCGTGGTTGGTGAGCCGATCCGGGTTGCCGCCGATGCCACCGACGCCGAGTTGGAACAGGCCCGCTGCCTGCTGCAGGATCGCCTCGAAACCGCGCACCAGCGCGCGGCGGAGATCGCCGGACGGGGACGACGCTGA
- a CDS encoding OadG family protein: MIDFLLSFVIIAGIGVVLTLLPLINRLGRKDEAAQAEPTPAEQHQAELAAIRAAHVPVIAAAVHAVFRAGHVVRIEGPLQSSSWAGQGRARLLAHAAGSASRSRPAEPPSRREPDAN, translated from the coding sequence GTGATCGATTTCCTTCTGAGCTTCGTCATCATCGCCGGCATCGGCGTGGTGCTGACGTTGCTGCCGCTGATCAACCGCCTGGGCCGCAAGGACGAGGCCGCACAGGCCGAGCCGACGCCTGCCGAGCAGCATCAGGCCGAGCTGGCCGCGATCCGCGCCGCCCACGTTCCGGTGATCGCCGCCGCCGTCCATGCGGTGTTCCGCGCCGGGCATGTCGTGCGCATCGAGGGACCGCTGCAGAGTTCGAGCTGGGCCGGCCAGGGTCGCGCCCGCCTGCTCGCCCACGCCGCCGGCTCCGCCAGCCGCAGTCGGCCGGCCGAGCCGCCGTCCCGCCGCGAGCCGGACGCCAACTGA
- a CDS encoding DUF6101 family protein translates to MQRQTECGIGLSSGAARTSRIDPFALPACFAAVDPSADGRIREIEIDRTRVIVRRAVAGVRMRLNVPIESYLGVVVRIEPDVTPDHSQIAVVLAHRDPALSVTLSAADDCDDVIADWQAWAKSLGCPLLIGNGDGSWREPMTRLGAVVVTTPSPRRRRHSPHTRRRPKALMRRKPGRPAATAKVYRDECEIIARS, encoded by the coding sequence ATGCAGCGTCAAACTGAGTGCGGCATCGGTTTATCTTCCGGAGCCGCTCGCACGTCTCGGATCGATCCTTTCGCGTTGCCTGCGTGCTTCGCGGCGGTCGATCCGTCTGCCGACGGACGTATTCGCGAAATCGAGATCGACCGCACCCGCGTCATCGTGCGGCGGGCGGTGGCCGGGGTGCGGATGCGGCTGAACGTGCCGATCGAGAGCTATCTCGGCGTCGTCGTCCGAATCGAGCCCGACGTCACCCCAGACCACAGCCAGATCGCGGTGGTGCTCGCTCACCGCGACCCGGCGCTGTCGGTGACGCTGTCGGCGGCCGACGATTGCGACGACGTCATCGCCGACTGGCAAGCCTGGGCCAAGAGCCTCGGCTGCCCGCTCCTGATCGGCAATGGCGACGGGAGTTGGCGCGAGCCGATGACCAGGCTTGGCGCGGTGGTGGTCACGACGCCCTCGCCGCGGCGGCGGCGACACTCGCCGCACACCAGGCGGCGGCCCAAGGCGCTGATGCGACGCAAGCCGGGCCGGCCGGCGGCAACCGCCAAGGTCTACCGCGACGAGTGCGAGATCATCGCCCGGAGTTGA
- a CDS encoding sodium ion-translocating decarboxylase subunit beta: MIDQIGIFLSALYAQTGIAHFWWGNLVMILVGLTMIYLAIARHYEPYLLIGIGFACAVANVPGSDLILEGGLFWYAYQGVALLIIPPLIFLGVGAMTDFGPMIANPKLVILGAGAHLGIFVALIGAKLLGFSLNEAGAIGIIGGADGPMAIFVTMKLAPDLLPQISVAAYSYMALMPLIQPPVMRLLTTKAERNIQMAQMREVSRAERIAFPLLMAFIVNMFFPPVAPLITMLMLGNLLRETGVVDRLAHTAAGGLMNVITIALTLAIGSTMTADRFLTVQTLEIVGLGLIAFVFGTASGVVTAKAMNLFLKTKINPLIGSAGIASVPIAARVSHMVAYQENRNNFLIMHAMGPNLAGVFGTAISGGIMLALLGVR, translated from the coding sequence ATGATCGACCAAATCGGCATCTTTCTGAGCGCACTTTACGCGCAGACCGGCATCGCCCACTTCTGGTGGGGCAATTTGGTGATGATCCTGGTCGGTCTCACCATGATCTACCTCGCCATCGCCCGCCACTACGAGCCGTATCTGCTGATCGGCATCGGCTTTGCTTGCGCGGTGGCGAACGTGCCCGGCTCCGATCTTATCCTGGAAGGCGGCCTGTTCTGGTACGCCTATCAGGGTGTGGCGCTGCTCATCATTCCGCCGCTGATCTTCCTCGGCGTCGGCGCCATGACCGATTTCGGGCCGATGATCGCCAACCCCAAGCTGGTGATCCTTGGAGCCGGGGCGCACCTCGGCATCTTCGTGGCGCTGATCGGCGCGAAACTGCTCGGCTTCTCGCTGAACGAGGCCGGCGCCATCGGCATCATCGGCGGCGCCGACGGCCCGATGGCGATCTTCGTCACCATGAAGCTGGCACCCGACCTGTTGCCGCAGATTTCGGTCGCCGCCTATTCCTACATGGCCTTGATGCCGCTGATCCAGCCGCCGGTGATGCGGCTGCTCACCACCAAGGCCGAGCGCAACATCCAGATGGCGCAGATGCGCGAGGTGTCGCGGGCCGAACGCATCGCCTTCCCGCTGCTGATGGCGTTCATCGTCAACATGTTCTTTCCGCCGGTGGCGCCGCTCATCACCATGCTGATGCTCGGCAACCTCCTGCGCGAGACCGGCGTGGTCGACCGCCTCGCCCACACTGCCGCCGGCGGCCTGATGAACGTCATCACCATCGCGCTGACGCTGGCGATCGGCTCGACCATGACGGCCGACCGCTTCCTCACCGTTCAGACCTTGGAGATCGTCGGGCTGGGCCTCATCGCCTTCGTGTTCGGCACCGCCTCGGGCGTCGTCACCGCCAAGGCGATGAACCTGTTCCTCAAGACCAAGATCAACCCGCTGATCGGCTCGGCCGGCATTGCCTCGGTGCCGATCGCGGCCCGGGTGTCGCACATGGTCGCCTACCAGGAGAACCGCAACAACTTCTTGATCATGCACGCCATGGGGCCCAATCTTGCCGGCGTGTTCGGCACCGCCATCTCCGGCGGCATCATGCTGGCGCTGCTCGGCGTTCGTTGA
- the ubiA gene encoding 4-hydroxybenzoate octaprenyltransferase has translation MTEHSAHDVRVADAVPDHWADRYAPLGWRPYLRLARIERPIGWWLLLLPCWWSAAIAAIAGGDAFPNPWHLILFLVGAIVMRGAGCTWNDILDRDIDLKVERTRQRPLACGRVSLGAALAFLVLQGLIGLAVLVQFNGFAIATGIASLIVVLIYPLMKRVTWWPQLFLGLAFSYGALMGWAGAFGRLDLAPVLLYLGSICWVIAYDTIYAHQDREDDALVGVKSTARLFADRTREALIVLYALAVVLIGAAVVLAGGHTIALIGLAAFAAHLAWQVIKLDISDSALCLRLFKSNRDAGLMLFAALCLDAAVQALA, from the coding sequence GTGACTGAGCATTCGGCGCACGACGTCCGCGTCGCCGACGCGGTTCCCGACCACTGGGCGGACCGCTACGCCCCGCTCGGCTGGCGCCCCTATTTGCGGCTGGCGCGGATCGAGCGCCCGATTGGCTGGTGGTTGCTGCTGCTGCCGTGCTGGTGGTCGGCGGCGATCGCAGCGATCGCCGGCGGCGACGCCTTTCCCAACCCCTGGCACCTCATTCTGTTCTTGGTCGGCGCGATCGTGATGCGCGGTGCCGGCTGCACCTGGAACGACATCCTCGACCGCGACATCGACCTCAAGGTCGAGCGCACCCGCCAGCGCCCGCTGGCCTGCGGCCGCGTCAGCCTCGGCGCGGCGCTGGCCTTCCTGGTGCTGCAGGGGCTGATCGGGCTCGCGGTGCTGGTGCAGTTCAACGGCTTCGCCATCGCCACCGGCATCGCCTCGCTGATCGTGGTGCTGATCTACCCCTTGATGAAGCGCGTCACGTGGTGGCCGCAGCTGTTTCTCGGCCTCGCATTTTCGTACGGCGCCCTGATGGGCTGGGCCGGGGCGTTCGGCCGGCTCGACCTTGCCCCGGTGCTGCTCTATCTCGGCTCGATCTGCTGGGTGATCGCCTACGACACCATCTACGCCCACCAGGACCGCGAGGACGACGCTTTGGTCGGCGTCAAGTCCACCGCCCGGCTGTTCGCCGACCGCACCCGCGAGGCGCTGATCGTGCTCTACGCCCTCGCGGTGGTGCTGATTGGCGCCGCGGTGGTGCTGGCCGGCGGCCATACCATCGCGCTGATCGGCCTCGCCGCCTTCGCCGCCCACCTCGCCTGGCAGGTGATCAAGCTCGACATCTCGGATTCGGCGCTGTGCCTGCGCCTGTTCAAATCGAACCGCGACGCCGGGCTGATGCTGTTTGCCGCCCTGTGCCTCGACGCCGCGGTGCAGGCGCTGGCCTGA
- a CDS encoding TldD/PmbA family protein, with product MTDLIDLSALQARVETLLAAARRAGADQADAVALRGVSLSVEVRDGRVEESERAEGDDIGLRVFVGRRQAAVSTNDVVRLDPDQLAERAVAMARATPEDPHARLADPARLATTVADLDLLDPVLPDAAVLERLARTAEQAGLGVAGVAKSNGASASAGLGGFVLATSGGFRGAYVSSQHSLSMTAIAGEGTAMEQDWEMSSARHARDLDAAADIGRKAGERAVRRLNPRKVATTRVPVIFDPRVAGSLVGHIAAAVNGAAIARKTSFLLGKLGSEIMPRGTRIVDDPLRPRGPRSRPFDGEGVASAPLVLVDDGVLSSFLLDSATADELGLATTGHAKRGTGGPPSPAPTNLHLAAGPLSPRELIGDLAEGFYVTDLIGMGASIVTGDYSRGASGFWIENGELTFPVSEVTIAGHLADIYRALTPANDLEFRYSTNAPTVRVEGLTIAGR from the coding sequence ATGACCGATCTCATCGACCTGTCGGCGCTTCAGGCGCGCGTTGAAACCTTGCTGGCTGCCGCCCGCCGTGCCGGCGCCGATCAGGCCGACGCCGTCGCGCTGCGCGGCGTGTCGCTGTCGGTCGAGGTGCGCGACGGCCGGGTCGAGGAGAGCGAGCGCGCCGAGGGCGATGACATCGGCCTTCGGGTGTTCGTCGGCCGCCGCCAGGCTGCGGTCTCCACCAACGACGTCGTTCGGCTCGACCCCGACCAGTTGGCCGAGCGCGCGGTGGCGATGGCGCGGGCGACGCCGGAAGACCCCCACGCCCGGCTGGCCGATCCGGCCCGGCTGGCCACGACGGTGGCCGATCTCGATCTGCTCGACCCCGTTCTGCCCGACGCAGCAGTGCTGGAGCGCCTCGCGCGCACCGCCGAGCAGGCCGGCCTCGGCGTCGCCGGCGTCGCCAAATCCAACGGCGCCTCGGCCTCCGCCGGGCTGGGCGGCTTCGTGCTGGCGACCTCGGGCGGCTTCCGCGGCGCCTATGTGTCCAGCCAGCACAGCCTGTCGATGACCGCCATCGCCGGCGAGGGCACCGCGATGGAGCAGGACTGGGAGATGAGTTCGGCGCGCCACGCCCGCGACCTCGACGCCGCCGCCGACATCGGCCGCAAGGCCGGCGAGCGCGCGGTGCGGCGGTTGAACCCGCGCAAGGTGGCCACCACCCGCGTGCCGGTGATCTTCGACCCCCGCGTCGCCGGCAGCCTGGTCGGCCACATCGCCGCCGCGGTCAACGGCGCCGCCATTGCCCGCAAGACCAGTTTCCTGCTCGGCAAGCTCGGCAGCGAAATCATGCCGCGCGGCACCCGCATCGTCGATGACCCGCTGCGGCCGCGCGGCCCGCGCTCGCGCCCGTTCGACGGCGAGGGCGTCGCCAGCGCGCCGCTGGTGCTGGTCGATGACGGCGTGCTGTCGTCGTTCCTGCTCGACAGCGCCACCGCCGACGAACTCGGCCTTGCCACCACCGGCCACGCCAAGCGTGGCACCGGCGGCCCGCCCAGCCCGGCGCCGACCAACCTCCATCTCGCCGCCGGCCCGCTGAGCCCGCGCGAGCTGATCGGCGATCTGGCGGAGGGCTTCTACGTCACCGACCTGATCGGCATGGGCGCCAGCATCGTCACCGGCGACTATTCGCGCGGCGCCTCCGGCTTCTGGATCGAGAATGGCGAGCTCACGTTTCCGGTGTCCGAGGTGACGATCGCCGGCCACCTCGCCGATATCTATCGCGCGCTGACCCCGGCGAACGACCTCGAATTCCGCTACAGCACCAACGCGCCGACCGTGCGGGTGGAGGGGCTCACCATTGCCGGACGCTGA
- the lpxK gene encoding tetraacyldisaccharide 4'-kinase, with protein MRAPALWWRKPGIAAAMLGPAAWLYGSIAERRLAHAGQRAARPVVCVGNPTLGGAGKTPTAIALAALLAELGDEPVFLSRGYGGRIAGPRVVDPGRDTAAEVGDEPLLLARAAPTVVARDRPAGAALAASLGSVVVMDDGFQNPSLIKDLSLLVVDAAVGLGNGRVFPAGPLRAPLRPQLDRADAMVLVGDGPSIDAAPLPVLRARLEPDAAPLEGLGPILAFAGIGRPQKFADTLAALGRPPARFVAFPDHHRYSAADASALLDHAARENLALVTTEKDRVRLAGDPALETLAQTCRTLPVRLVFEDEPRVRGLLAEALRR; from the coding sequence ATGCGCGCCCCGGCCCTGTGGTGGCGCAAGCCCGGCATCGCCGCCGCCATGCTGGGACCGGCCGCCTGGCTTTACGGCAGCATCGCCGAACGCCGGCTGGCGCACGCCGGCCAGCGCGCGGCGCGGCCGGTGGTCTGCGTCGGCAACCCCACCCTCGGCGGCGCCGGCAAGACGCCGACCGCGATCGCGCTCGCCGCGCTGCTCGCTGAGTTGGGCGATGAGCCGGTGTTCCTGTCGCGCGGTTATGGCGGGCGCATCGCCGGGCCGCGGGTCGTCGATCCCGGCCGCGACACCGCGGCAGAGGTCGGCGACGAGCCGCTGCTGCTCGCCCGCGCCGCCCCGACCGTGGTCGCCCGCGACCGCCCGGCCGGCGCCGCGCTGGCAGCAAGCCTCGGCAGCGTGGTGGTGATGGACGACGGCTTCCAGAACCCGTCGCTGATCAAGGACCTGTCGCTGCTGGTGGTCGACGCCGCGGTCGGCCTCGGCAACGGGCGGGTGTTTCCGGCCGGCCCGCTGCGGGCGCCGCTCCGGCCCCAGCTCGACCGCGCCGACGCCATGGTGCTGGTCGGCGATGGCCCGTCGATCGACGCGGCGCCCTTGCCGGTGCTGCGCGCCCGGCTCGAACCGGACGCTGCGCCCCTGGAGGGGCTCGGCCCGATCCTGGCGTTCGCGGGCATCGGGCGCCCGCAGAAATTCGCCGACACCCTGGCCGCGCTCGGCCGCCCGCCGGCGCGGTTCGTCGCCTTTCCCGATCATCACCGCTACAGCGCCGCCGACGCCTCAGCGCTGCTCGACCACGCCGCGCGCGAAAACCTCGCGCTCGTCACCACGGAAAAGGACAGGGTTCGTCTCGCCGGCGACCCGGCGCTGGAGACGCTGGCGCAGACCTGCCGGACGCTGCCGGTGCGCCTCGTCTTTGAGGATGAGCCGCGCGTCCGCGGCCTGTTGGCCGAGGCACTGCGGCGCTGA
- a CDS encoding 16S rRNA (uracil(1498)-N(3))-methyltransferase — MAAYDFSSVRLFVDAALAPGAEFPLGLEPTNYLANVLRLRAGDELLVFNGRDGEWRARISDLKKRAATLELVEQTRPQTAPCDLWYLFAPLKHARLDYMVQKAVEMGAAVLQPVMTRRTQVSRINLDRMRANAIEAAEQCGILDLAEVRAEVGLEALLATWPAGRTLVFCDEDAAAGGAAAALGAAAEGPLAVLIGPEGGFDPAERARLMTVPKVVRLSLGPRILRADTAAVAALALVQAVRGDWR; from the coding sequence ATGGCTGCCTATGATTTCAGTTCCGTCCGGCTGTTCGTCGATGCTGCGCTCGCGCCCGGTGCCGAGTTTCCGCTCGGGCTAGAGCCGACCAACTACCTCGCCAACGTGCTGCGGTTGCGCGCTGGCGATGAGCTTTTGGTGTTCAACGGCCGCGACGGCGAGTGGCGCGCGCGGATCAGCGATCTGAAGAAGCGCGCAGCGACGCTGGAGCTGGTCGAGCAGACCCGGCCGCAGACCGCACCGTGCGATCTTTGGTACCTGTTCGCGCCGCTCAAGCATGCCCGGCTCGACTACATGGTGCAGAAGGCGGTCGAGATGGGCGCCGCGGTGCTTCAGCCGGTGATGACGCGGCGGACCCAGGTCAGCCGGATCAATCTCGATCGCATGCGCGCCAACGCCATCGAGGCCGCCGAGCAGTGCGGCATCCTCGACCTGGCCGAGGTTCGCGCCGAAGTCGGGCTGGAGGCGCTGCTGGCGACGTGGCCGGCGGGGCGCACGCTGGTGTTCTGCGACGAGGACGCTGCGGCCGGCGGCGCCGCTGCGGCGCTGGGTGCGGCGGCAGAGGGGCCGCTTGCGGTGCTGATCGGCCCGGAGGGCGGCTTCGATCCGGCCGAGCGGGCGCGGCTGATGACGGTGCCGAAGGTGGTGCGGCTGTCGCTCGGCCCGCGCATCCTGCGCGCCGACACTGCGGCAGTCGCGGCGCTGGCGCTGGTGCAGGCGGTGCGCGGCGACTGGCGTTGA
- a CDS encoding DUF2093 domain-containing protein: MLNRYDRSPNPVGEAEVRYLDGDFRIIRPGAYVRCAVTGEPIPLDELKYWSVDLQEAYASPTAVLQRLHPDRAR, from the coding sequence GTGCTCAATCGCTACGACAGGTCGCCCAATCCGGTGGGTGAGGCCGAGGTGAGATACCTGGATGGTGACTTCCGCATCATCCGGCCGGGGGCATATGTCCGCTGCGCGGTGACCGGCGAGCCGATCCCGCTCGACGAGCTCAAATACTGGAGCGTCGATTTGCAGGAAGCCTATGCCAGCCCGACCGCGGTGCTGCAGCGGCTGCATCCCGACCGCGCCCGCTGA